The Rhizobium leguminosarum DNA segment ACCGGTGGCACGATGTTCGAGGAGATGGGCTTTTATCATATCGGGCCGATCGACGGGCATTCCTTCGACCACCTGCTGCCGGTGCTGCGCAACGTGCGCGACAATGGCCGCGGACCGGTGCTGATCCATGTCGTCACCCAGAAGGGCAAGGGCTATCCGCCGGCGGAAGCCGCAGCCGACAAATATCACGGCGTCAACAAGTTCGACGTCATCACCGGCGCCCAGGCCAGGGTCAAGCCGAATGCGCCAAGCTATACCAGCGTCTTTGCCGAAGCCCTGGTGCAGGAAGCAACTCTCGACGACAAGATCGTCGGCATCACCGCCGCCATGCCGAACGGTACCGGCCTCGACAAGCTCGCCGACGCCTTTCCGTCGCGCTGTTTCGATGTCGGCATCGCCGAACAGCATGCCGTGACCTTTGCCGCCGGCCTTGCGGCCGAAGGCTACAAACCGTTCGCCGCGCTCTATTCCACCTTCCTGCAGCGCGCCTACGACCAGGTCGTGCACGACGTGGCGATCCAGGGACTGCCGGTGCGTTTTCCGATCGACCGCGCCGGCTTCGTCGGCGCCGACGGGCCGACCCATGCCGGTTCCTTCGACACCGCCTTCCTCACCACCCTGCCCGGCTTCGTGGTGATGGCGGCGGCCGACGAGGCCGAACTCAAGCATATGGTGCGCACGGCTGTCGCCTATGATGCCGGGCCGATCTCGTTCCGTTATCCGCGCGGCGAAGGTGTCGGCGTCGACATGCCGGCGCGCGGCGAAATCCTGCAGATCGGCAAGGGCCGCATCGTCAAGGAAGGCACTAAGGTGGCGCTGCTCTCTTTTGGCTCACGGCTTGCCGATTGTCTGCTTGCCGCTGAAGATCTCGATGCCGCCGGGCTTTCGACGACGGTCGCCGATGCGCGCTTCGCCAAGCCGCTCGACCATGATCTGATCCGCCAGCTTGCCCGCCACCACGAGATGGTGATCACCGTCGAGGAAGGCTCGATCGGCGGCTTCGGCAGCCAGGTGATGCAGTATCTTTCGAGCGAAGGCCTGCTCGACAACGGGCTGAAGATCCGCTCGCTCGTCATGCCCGATATCTGGATGGAACAGGCCAAACCCGAAGCGATGATCGCCCATGCCGGGCTCGACCGCGCCGGCATTGTTTCGACGGTGTTCAAGGCGCTGGGGCGCGGTGTCGCGGTTGGGGTTGCGGGATAGGTGATTATGTGAGGGCGTGCCGTGTGAAGGCCCCTCATCCGCCTGCCGGCACCTTCTCCCCGTAAACGGGGCGAAGGGCATATGCGGCAACCTCTCCGCCCTCTCCACCCCCTCGCAGGGCACGTCCCCTCGCCCCGTTTTACGGGGAGAGGGCTAGGGTGAGGGGCAGCCTCTTGCTCCACTTCCATGCCGTTTGACCATAAAAAAGGCGACGCATTCTTGCGCCGCCCATCGCCGTACTTGCTCCAGCAGCCACCCCATCCTCCGTCATGCTCGGCCTTGAGCCGAGGATCCACGTTGGCCTCCATCAGCAGCGGGCATGGGTCCTCGGCTCAAGGCCGAGGATGACGGAGAGTGCGGGGGTGTCACAGCCAAACTCGCCGTCGACGCAGAGGATGACATCACGTTTCTCGTGCTTATGATACCGGTCCGTCCACCATGAAAAAGGGCGGCGCATCCGTTGCGCCGCCCTCCTTCATTTAACGTCCCTAAGAAGAGCCCTCTCTCAGAACTCCGTCCAGTCTTCCTGAACCGCAACCGCAGCGCTCGCCTGCCTGCCGCCAAACGCCTTGGCGACGGTGCGGGTCAGGGCGCGGGCTGGCGAGGCGACCGGGCGGGCGTTGGGGGTGGCGACGGTGGCGCGCGGTGCTGCGGCATCCGGCCTCGTCTGGCCGAGCTTGAACTGGCGCAGCAATTCGTCCAGCGCACTTGCTTCCTGAGCGAGCGCATGGCTTGCGGCGGTCTGCTCCTCGACCATGGCGGCATTCTGCTGTGTGCCCTGGTCCATGTTGTTGACGGCGGTGTTGATCTCCTGCAGGCCGATCGATTGTTCGCGGGTGGCGGTGACGATGGCGCTGACGTTACGGTTGATCTCCTGCACTTCGGTGACGATCGCCTCCAGCGCCTTGCCGGTCTCGCCGACGAGGGAGACGCCGGCAACGACCTGTTCGCCCGATGTGGTGATCAGCGCCTTGATCTCCTTGGCCGCCTTGGCGGAGCGCTGAGCAAGCTCGCGCACTTCCTGGGCGACGACGGCAAAACCCTTGCCGGCATCGCCGGCGCGGGCGGCTTCGACGCCGGCGTTCAAGGCCAGAAGGTTGGTCTGGAAGGCGATGTCGTCGATGACGCCGATGATGTTGGAAATCTCGCCCGAGGATTTTTCGATCTGCTGCATGGCGGAGACCGCCTTGCGGACGACTTCGCCGGATTTTTCGGCGCCGAGGCGGGTGCGCTCGACGAGATTGCCGGCATCCTCGGCGCGCTTGGCGCTGTCGCGGACGGTGGTCGTCACCTGCTCAAGCGCTGCGGCGGTCTGTTCGACGGCGGCAGCCTGCTGTTCGGTGCGGTGGGCAAGATCGTCGGCGGCCGAGCGGATTTCGCCGGCGCCGGCGTTGATCGCCGAGGCGTTGCGGCCGACCGATTGCAGGGCTGCCTGCAGCTTTTCGACGGCATGGTTGAAGTCATTGCGCAGGCTGTCATATTGCGGCGCAAACGGCGTCTGGAGACGGCCGGCCATATCGCCATTGGCAAGCTCAGCAAGGCCGCCGGCCAGAGCATCGATGGCATGGCGGATTTCGCCTTCCTCGCGCGCCTTCTGCTCGTCGCCTGCCCGGCGCTGGCGTTCGGCGTCATCTCGCATACGGTCGGTCTCGCCGGCAAGGCGCAGCTTCTCGATCGCCGCCTGCTTGAAGACCAGCACCGATTGGGCCATGCGGCCGACTTCGTCGCCGCGGTCGGTCGCCGGGACCTCGATATCGTTGTCACCGCCGGCGAGGCGATCCATGGCTCCGGTCATGCCGACGATCGGGCGGACGATGGTGCGCGACATCAGCCAGGCGAGCACGGCGGCGGCTAACGAGGCGACGATACCGCCGGCAAGCAGCGTCGTCTTCAGATCGCTGTTGGCATCGGCGCGGATCTCAGCGAGCGCATCGGACTTTTCGCGGGCGCTGGCCTTGATCTTGGCCGAGGCCTGGCGGAAGCCGTCGAGCTGGCCCTTGGTGGCGTTGACGCCGATCTTGATCACCTCTTCGATCGGCATGTCGGTTTCCTTGCGCGCCTTGGTCTGCGGCTCGGCAAGTTCATGGAAATAGAGGTCGGCGGCCTTCTGCATGCCGTCGATCATCTCGACCAGCTGCGGCTCGGCCGCCGCCGTCTGCCTGGCTGCGGCAATCGCCTTCAGCATGCGCTCGCGATTGGCGAAGACATCGCCATAGGTGCTGTCGCTGCGAAAAAGGATAAAGCCGCGCAGGTTGACGGCCTGCTCGAGCATCGCCTGCAGTGCATCGTCGATCTGGTTGACGAGCAGCTCGGACTTTTCCTGCTCGGCGGAAGCCGCCGCCGACGCCGTCGCCTTGGAATAAACGAAGGCGGAGACAGCGACGAAAATCAGAATGAGGGCTGCGAACGTGGCGGCAAGCTTCCCGTTCAAGGATATGTTTTTGGCGGACATCGGTGAATTTCTCCTGACGACAGTCGACGCGGCGAAAGGCCGGTCGCGCGCGAGGCGCAACCGCAAGGCCTTTTTGAATTGGGAACATGATCGGCGTGCAGACGCCTTTGCCTTCATGGCACGAAGCGGTTCAAATGAACCGCCGCAATCGAACCGAACCTATGCGGGCGGGCTTTAAATTTGCTTAAATTGTGCGTCGCAGCAGCGGCGCGAGCCGTGATTAAAGTTGCTTAAATCAAGGCTGATTCGGTTCCGCTTCCGGAGGATTAAGGACGAGGATGTCGAAGTCCTTGGCGGGATCGAAATCCTCGGCGGTCATCCGGAATGTCGTCGGGCCGATCTTCTCGACGTTGCTGCCGCAGAAGCTGATGAGACTGCCGGGCTTGCCCTTGTCGATCGTCAGCTGGAAGCGCCGGATCGGTCCCGCCCAGTTGGCGCCGGTCGACAGCACATAGGATATCCAGCTTTCGGTATAGTTGGCGCCGCCGGCCTCGGCTTCCCGGACATGCTGTTGGGCAACCCGGACGAAATCCGCGTCGAGGCAGTATTTGCGGGAATATTCCTCGAAGCGTTCGCCCTTCGGCTCGCCGTTTTCGAGAAAGCTGATGGCGACGGTGCCGCCGACGGCCGGCTGGTAGCGATGCTCGACGCTGACCTTCTTCTTGGCCGGAAAGGTGGTGCGCCACCAATAGGTCGAGCGCAGCGTCCAGAGCGGCACGAAATCGGTGTCTGTCATGAGATAGATCAGGCCGCGGGCGATCCAGTCCTTCCGGACGGTTTCGGGAAGCTTGGCAAGCGCGTCGCGGGTCTTCTCGCTGTAAGGCAGAACGGGAATGCCGTTTTTGGCGAGTTCGTCGGTTACGTCGATGCCGAGCGAGACGACGCGCTGCTGCAGCTTGGCGGTGATCGGTCTGCCATCCTGCACGGTGGAAAAATGCAGGAAATTGTCGTTGTCATAATCGGAGATGGCGGAGTTGCTGTCCACCTGACCTGATATGTCAGGCATCGGGAAGGCGACCAGGCTTTCGACATCCTTGTCGGACGTGTTCTCGAACACATAATCGACACGCACTTGCGAAGCGGAGATGAAAAGATTTTCCTCCGCCATGCTGACATCGTCGGACTGGGCAAAGATCAACCCGCCGGTCTTGACCTCGGCCATGGTATCGTTCGCCAGCGCCGGCGATGCGATCCCCGCCGCGACAAGAAGAGTGAAGAGCTTCAGCATAAAACACCCCCGTGCCTGCGGCCGCCCCGTGATCGCCGCGGCAGGATTATCGCCGAAAGCTTTCGAGGGTCAATGACGCAGTCTGGAACAAAATGCTTGCAACCGGCGGCTTTGCCGGTCATTCACAGCCGATGTCAGATCAAAACAGCCAACGCCTCGACCAACTTCTCGTCTCCCGCGGCCTTTTCGCCAGCCGCTCGCGGGCCCGCGACGCCGTGCGACGTGGCACCGTCAGGATCGCCGGCCAGGTGGTAACGAAGGCCGGCGCGCTCATCGGCGCCGACGCTGCCATCGAGATCGACGACCCGGCGCAGGACTATGTCTCGCGCGCCGCGCTGAAGCTTGCCGCAGCCCTCGACCATTTCCGGCTCGATCCCGCCGGCCACCACTGTCTGGATATCGGCGCATCGACAGGCGGCTTCACCGAGGTGCTGCTGCAGCGCGGTGCCGTGCATGTCACCGCGATTGATGTCGGCCATGGGCAGATGCACCCGCGCATTTCAGGCGATCCGCGCGTGACCAGCAGGGAAGGCCTTAACGCCCGCAACCTGACGGTTGACGATATCGGCGAGCCCGCCACGTTCATCGTTTCCGACGTCTCCTTCATCTCGCTGAAGCTGGCGCTGGCGCCGGCTCTCGAGATCGCCGAGCCGGGCGCTGTCGCCGTGCTGCTGGTCAAGCCGCAGTTCGAGGCCGGGCGCGAGGCGATCGGCAAGGGCGGGCTGTTGAAGGATCCTTCCTCCGCTCCCGCCGTCGCTTCGGAGCTCGCGCGTTGGTTCACCGAGGACATGGGCTGGAACAGCCTCGGCCTCATCCCCTCCCCGATTTCCGGCGGCGACGGCAATCAGGAATTTCTTCTGGCAGGATTGAAACCGTGAGCACCGAAACCGTCACGATCGAGAAGCTCGGCGCCCAGGGCGACGGTATCGCCAGCAGCGCCGGCGGACCTGTCTATGTGCCGTTTTCCCTGCCGGGAGAAATGGTGGCGATCGCCCGCGTCAAAAGCCAGGGTACGATCATGTCGATCACGACGCCCTCGCCCGACCGGCAGGAGCCGCCCTGCCGGCATTTCGGCCCGGATGGCGTCAACGGCGCCTGCGGCGGCTGCACGCTCCAGCATATGGCAGGTAGCCCCTACCGCGCTTTCAAGCGCCAGTTGGTCATCGATGCGCTGAAATCGAAGGGGCTGACGCCTGAGGTCGGCGAGATCGTGCCGGCCCGGCCGGGCGAGCGCCGGCGCGTGGTTTTTGCGGCACGCAAGACCGAGAAGGACATGCTTGTTGGTTTCAACCAGGCCGAAAGCCATCATATCGTCGCGATCGAGGAATGTCCGATCTCGTCGGCAGGGATTATCGCCCGGCTGCCGGCGATCCGGGCCATTGCCGCGGCACTCGCGACCAATGCCGAACCCTTCCGCGTCTCCGTGCTCGAAACGCTTTCCGGCCTCGATATCGCGGTCGACGAGGTAAAAAAACTCTCCGACCCGCAGCGGCGCAAGGCGGTTGAGATCGTGCTCGGCCTGCGCGGCATCG contains these protein-coding regions:
- the dxs gene encoding 1-deoxy-D-xylulose-5-phosphate synthase, with translation MTQLPKTPLLDQVIYPADLRKLEDRELPQLAREVRDEMIDAVSRTGGHLGAGLGVVELTIAIHNVFNTPDDRLIFDVGHQCYPHKILTGRRDRIRTLRQEDGLSGFTRRAESEYDPFGAAHSSTSISAGLGMAIAADLDKTDRRVIAVIGDGAMSAGMAYEALNNAGALDARLIVILNDNDMSIAPPTGAMSAYLARLASGRTYMGFRDLGKKLTAYLGKNIDRAITRAVEHARGYVTGGTMFEEMGFYHIGPIDGHSFDHLLPVLRNVRDNGRGPVLIHVVTQKGKGYPPAEAAADKYHGVNKFDVITGAQARVKPNAPSYTSVFAEALVQEATLDDKIVGITAAMPNGTGLDKLADAFPSRCFDVGIAEQHAVTFAAGLAAEGYKPFAALYSTFLQRAYDQVVHDVAIQGLPVRFPIDRAGFVGADGPTHAGSFDTAFLTTLPGFVVMAAADEAELKHMVRTAVAYDAGPISFRYPRGEGVGVDMPARGEILQIGKGRIVKEGTKVALLSFGSRLADCLLAAEDLDAAGLSTTVADARFAKPLDHDLIRQLARHHEMVITVEEGSIGGFGSQVMQYLSSEGLLDNGLKIRSLVMPDIWMEQAKPEAMIAHAGLDRAGIVSTVFKALGRGVAVGVAG
- a CDS encoding methyl-accepting chemotaxis protein — its product is MSAKNISLNGKLAATFAALILIFVAVSAFVYSKATASAAASAEQEKSELLVNQIDDALQAMLEQAVNLRGFILFRSDSTYGDVFANRERMLKAIAAARQTAAAEPQLVEMIDGMQKAADLYFHELAEPQTKARKETDMPIEEVIKIGVNATKGQLDGFRQASAKIKASAREKSDALAEIRADANSDLKTTLLAGGIVASLAAAVLAWLMSRTIVRPIVGMTGAMDRLAGGDNDIEVPATDRGDEVGRMAQSVLVFKQAAIEKLRLAGETDRMRDDAERQRRAGDEQKAREEGEIRHAIDALAGGLAELANGDMAGRLQTPFAPQYDSLRNDFNHAVEKLQAALQSVGRNASAINAGAGEIRSAADDLAHRTEQQAAAVEQTAAALEQVTTTVRDSAKRAEDAGNLVERTRLGAEKSGEVVRKAVSAMQQIEKSSGEISNIIGVIDDIAFQTNLLALNAGVEAARAGDAGKGFAVVAQEVRELAQRSAKAAKEIKALITTSGEQVVAGVSLVGETGKALEAIVTEVQEINRNVSAIVTATREQSIGLQEINTAVNNMDQGTQQNAAMVEEQTAASHALAQEASALDELLRQFKLGQTRPDAAAPRATVATPNARPVASPARALTRTVAKAFGGRQASAAVAVQEDWTEF
- a CDS encoding DUF4424 domain-containing protein, with translation MLKLFTLLVAAGIASPALANDTMAEVKTGGLIFAQSDDVSMAEENLFISASQVRVDYVFENTSDKDVESLVAFPMPDISGQVDSNSAISDYDNDNFLHFSTVQDGRPITAKLQQRVVSLGIDVTDELAKNGIPVLPYSEKTRDALAKLPETVRKDWIARGLIYLMTDTDFVPLWTLRSTYWWRTTFPAKKKVSVEHRYQPAVGGTVAISFLENGEPKGERFEEYSRKYCLDADFVRVAQQHVREAEAGGANYTESWISYVLSTGANWAGPIRRFQLTIDKGKPGSLISFCGSNVEKIGPTTFRMTAEDFDPAKDFDILVLNPPEAEPNQP
- a CDS encoding TlyA family RNA methyltransferase, with translation MLATGGFAGHSQPMSDQNSQRLDQLLVSRGLFASRSRARDAVRRGTVRIAGQVVTKAGALIGADAAIEIDDPAQDYVSRAALKLAAALDHFRLDPAGHHCLDIGASTGGFTEVLLQRGAVHVTAIDVGHGQMHPRISGDPRVTSREGLNARNLTVDDIGEPATFIVSDVSFISLKLALAPALEIAEPGAVAVLLVKPQFEAGREAIGKGGLLKDPSSAPAVASELARWFTEDMGWNSLGLIPSPISGGDGNQEFLLAGLKP
- a CDS encoding class I SAM-dependent RNA methyltransferase, producing MSTETVTIEKLGAQGDGIASSAGGPVYVPFSLPGEMVAIARVKSQGTIMSITTPSPDRQEPPCRHFGPDGVNGACGGCTLQHMAGSPYRAFKRQLVIDALKSKGLTPEVGEIVPARPGERRRVVFAARKTEKDMLVGFNQAESHHIVAIEECPISSAGIIARLPAIRAIAAALATNAEPFRVSVLETLSGLDIAVDEVKKLSDPQRRKAVEIVLGLRGIARVSLNGEILIEPSKPLVDFGGVQVSPPPGGFTQATKPAEEAMAELVLAHAGKAKRIADLFAGSGTFSLRLARIGRVHAVEAEAKALAALDHAARNTPGLKPVTIEKRDLFRRPLMTQEFKPYDAVVFDPPRAGAEFQCKELARSGVKKIAAVSCNPLTLARDLAILVEGGYRITGVTPIDQFLWTSHVEVVATLEK